A single Calidifontibacter indicus DNA region contains:
- a CDS encoding CHAP domain-containing protein encodes MKKATRSIGVGLAGLVVAAGGAIGVGASQSDAAPGTVQTASARLNIRSGPSTGASVVGSVAKGRRVNIICQTYGTAVSGTYRTSKIWDKIGPGQYVSDAFVYTGSNGFVAPKCGAEKKPPAPSNDGLTRKWGNTIGYNTGASGQCTWGAYNKFKQYSGVYPLVRGNAKDMPGNARANGWTVTYEPHVNSMVVFQPGVHGANRTYGHVAWVTAVRGKTIDIVEMNYKGKYVYNTRSVTDVSGMQYILAPKAR; translated from the coding sequence ATGAAGAAGGCCACTCGGAGCATCGGTGTCGGTCTCGCCGGCCTCGTTGTCGCCGCCGGCGGCGCGATCGGCGTCGGTGCCAGCCAGTCGGACGCCGCGCCCGGCACCGTGCAGACGGCGTCCGCTCGCCTCAACATCCGCTCGGGCCCATCGACCGGCGCATCGGTCGTCGGCAGCGTCGCCAAGGGCAGGCGGGTCAACATCATCTGCCAGACCTACGGCACCGCCGTGAGCGGCACGTACCGCACCTCGAAGATCTGGGACAAGATCGGCCCGGGTCAGTACGTCTCGGACGCGTTCGTCTACACCGGCTCGAACGGCTTCGTCGCACCGAAGTGCGGCGCGGAGAAGAAGCCGCCGGCACCCAGCAACGACGGCCTCACCCGCAAGTGGGGCAACACGATCGGCTACAACACCGGAGCATCGGGTCAGTGCACCTGGGGCGCCTACAACAAGTTCAAGCAGTACTCCGGCGTCTACCCGCTGGTCCGGGGCAACGCGAAGGACATGCCCGGCAATGCACGCGCCAACGGCTGGACCGTCACCTACGAGCCGCACGTCAACTCGATGGTCGTCTTCCAGCCCGGTGTGCACGGCGCCAACCGCACCTACGGTCACGTCGCCTGGGTGACCGCGGTGCGCGGCAAGACGATCGACATCGTCGAGATGAACTACAAGGGCAAGTACGTCTACAACACCCGCTCGGTGACCGATGTGTCCGGGATGCAGTACATCCTCGCGCCGAAGGCGAGGTGA
- a CDS encoding histidine phosphatase family protein, whose amino-acid sequence MSLLILVRHGQASITGDDYDLLSPLGEHQAGVTGRALGERMAQPAVIVHGSLRRHGQTASGITAASGWSCPVETDDRWDEFDHDGLLAAAHPEYATRPALLEALAAQENPARAFQDLFLASVDRWTGGEHDGDYRESFPTFVRRVREAATELAERPGTAVVSSSGGPIAVLAALSTLGANDAGPEVVKAWGRLNEVAVNGAVSKFLRGRRPTPTLLSYNDHSHFEHDRDLISYR is encoded by the coding sequence ATGAGTCTGCTGATCCTCGTCCGCCACGGACAGGCATCCATCACCGGCGACGACTACGACCTGTTGTCGCCGCTCGGCGAACATCAAGCGGGGGTCACCGGGCGTGCCCTGGGCGAGCGCATGGCGCAGCCCGCGGTCATCGTGCATGGGTCACTGCGTCGCCACGGCCAGACGGCCTCAGGCATCACCGCCGCAAGTGGTTGGTCCTGCCCGGTCGAGACCGATGACCGATGGGACGAGTTCGATCACGACGGCCTGCTGGCCGCTGCCCACCCGGAGTACGCGACCCGGCCCGCGCTGTTGGAAGCCCTTGCTGCGCAAGAGAATCCGGCGCGGGCGTTCCAGGACCTCTTCCTCGCGTCGGTCGACCGCTGGACCGGGGGTGAACACGACGGCGACTATCGCGAGTCCTTCCCCACGTTCGTCCGGCGGGTCCGTGAGGCGGCCACCGAACTGGCCGAGCGACCGGGCACGGCGGTCGTGTCGAGTTCCGGTGGACCCATCGCCGTGCTTGCCGCACTGTCGACTCTTGGTGCGAATGATGCCGGCCCCGAGGTGGTGAAGGCCTGGGGGCGACTGAACGAAGTGGCCGTCAACGGCGCGGTCAGCAAGTTCCTGCGCGGGCGCCGTCCGACGCCGACCCTTCTCAGCTACAACGACCACAGCCACTTCGAGCACGACCGCGACCTCATCAGCTACCGGTAG
- a CDS encoding DUF2332 domain-containing protein, whose translation MPDVRDTADSPEVARQRCLDFASMHSEVPVYAAIVAGMADDPDAIDLLCRAAPGQARPVLLLAALHDLAMRRPDSPAAHWFSPTARPAQDPWPDVRRAITEFHDELSQVVATRTTQTNEVNRSTYVRAMVARACADLPDTPITLLELGASAGFLLNIEHYRVAVGDVAFGPLHARVRCEAENLGSAVELRIPPIARRIGLDADPIGPDDIDDLRWLRACIWPEMPGRVERFDAAVEGLRDHPPTLVRGDMVDALPGVIERGDDHLVVFSSWAVTYLPRERRPLIARTLDDVASARPVSWVTAEPPGCIPGLPDVRDDHADADRLTGTHVGLRRWRDGAEIAPELLGTVHPHGNSINFR comes from the coding sequence ATGCCTGACGTTCGAGACACGGCCGACTCCCCCGAGGTCGCCAGGCAGCGCTGCCTCGACTTCGCCTCGATGCACTCCGAGGTACCGGTGTACGCAGCGATCGTCGCGGGCATGGCGGACGACCCGGACGCGATCGACCTTTTGTGCCGGGCTGCTCCGGGCCAGGCCCGTCCCGTGCTCCTGCTTGCTGCGCTGCATGACTTGGCGATGCGCCGTCCGGATTCACCTGCAGCACACTGGTTCTCCCCTACGGCACGCCCGGCTCAGGACCCGTGGCCGGATGTCCGACGAGCGATCACCGAGTTCCACGACGAGTTGTCGCAGGTGGTCGCGACCCGGACGACGCAGACGAACGAGGTCAACCGCTCGACTTACGTGCGAGCGATGGTGGCCCGTGCATGTGCCGACCTGCCCGACACCCCGATCACGTTGCTGGAGCTGGGTGCGAGCGCCGGCTTCCTGCTGAACATCGAGCACTATCGAGTGGCAGTCGGCGACGTGGCGTTCGGCCCGCTGCATGCCCGAGTCCGTTGTGAGGCCGAAAACCTGGGATCCGCCGTCGAACTCCGTATCCCACCGATCGCACGGCGGATCGGTCTGGACGCCGATCCGATCGGCCCCGACGACATCGACGACCTGCGCTGGTTGCGTGCCTGTATCTGGCCGGAGATGCCTGGTCGGGTGGAACGCTTCGACGCGGCGGTCGAGGGACTGCGCGACCATCCACCGACGCTCGTTCGCGGTGACATGGTCGACGCGCTCCCCGGCGTCATCGAGCGCGGGGACGACCACCTGGTGGTCTTCTCCTCCTGGGCCGTCACCTACCTGCCGCGTGAACGACGTCCGCTGATCGCGCGAACCCTTGATGATGTGGCATCCGCTCGCCCGGTCAGCTGGGTCACCGCCGAGCCACCGGGTTGCATCCCAGGCCTGCCCGACGTCCGCGACGACCACGCGGACGCCGACCGTCTGACGGGAACCCACGTCGGCCTGCGGCGTTGGCGCGACGGCGCTGAGATCGCACCCGAACTACTGGGAACCGTTCATCCGCACGGGAATTCGATCAACTTCCGGTAG
- a CDS encoding AMP-binding protein yields the protein MPETDPMTEPAGRRSVPRKLDYPELTIPQMFEDSAQHRGSAVCTDFLGRTRTYEQIADEVRRVAMGLVTLGVEHGSRVAVLLPTCPENLVVTLAALRLGAHVVQHNPLYSAGELEPMFLDHGAKVVVAWDNVVPAVLSLRERTPVEHVIGVDLTKSLPAKLRLALRLPIAKAKESRKKLTAGSLPDGARPFASLGEHGPLPLGQPGPRPDDIAVIMYTSGTTGRPKGVPLTHANLLANCHQGVAWTGLRFGEERFLAVLPMFHAFGLTVGVLLALVLGAQISMVPSPEPKLMLDAIKRSDTNFFVGVPPLLEAILDEAEKKDVSLRGLEWVLSGAMSMPAEFVQRWESATGGRLIEGYGLTETSPVVVGNPFDSTRRAGTIGLPFPDTDTRVVDPDEPSRDVPEGEEGELLVRGPQVFDGYLDQPEETEKAFVDGWFRTGDLARHDGDYLVISGRLKELIVTGGFNVSPIEVEAVLRKHESIRDVAVVGMPSSRSGEQVVAAVVADGELPSNEELRAWAKQHLTAYKVPRRFVEVEELPTNLLGKVVRRDVVDLIPDE from the coding sequence GTGCCTGAGACAGACCCGATGACCGAACCCGCCGGACGGCGCTCGGTGCCAAGAAAACTGGACTACCCCGAACTCACGATCCCGCAGATGTTCGAGGACTCCGCGCAACATCGCGGCAGCGCCGTCTGCACCGACTTCCTCGGTCGCACCCGCACCTATGAGCAGATCGCGGACGAGGTGCGTCGCGTCGCGATGGGCCTGGTCACCCTCGGTGTGGAGCACGGTTCGCGCGTCGCGGTGTTGTTGCCGACCTGTCCGGAGAACCTGGTCGTGACGCTCGCGGCGCTCCGTCTGGGCGCCCATGTCGTGCAGCACAACCCGCTGTACTCCGCCGGTGAATTGGAGCCGATGTTCCTCGACCACGGCGCGAAGGTGGTCGTGGCCTGGGACAACGTCGTCCCCGCGGTGTTGTCGCTGCGTGAACGCACCCCGGTGGAGCACGTGATCGGGGTCGACCTCACCAAGTCGTTGCCGGCGAAGCTGCGGCTGGCATTGCGTCTGCCGATCGCGAAGGCCAAGGAGTCGCGCAAGAAGTTGACCGCGGGGTCGTTGCCGGACGGCGCGCGACCGTTCGCGAGCCTGGGCGAACACGGTCCACTGCCGCTCGGGCAACCCGGTCCGCGCCCGGACGACATCGCGGTGATCATGTACACCTCGGGCACGACGGGTCGCCCGAAGGGTGTGCCGCTCACGCACGCGAACCTGCTGGCCAACTGCCACCAGGGTGTCGCCTGGACCGGACTGCGGTTCGGCGAAGAGCGGTTCCTTGCGGTGCTGCCGATGTTCCACGCGTTCGGGCTGACGGTCGGTGTCCTGTTGGCGCTCGTCCTCGGTGCGCAGATCAGCATGGTGCCATCGCCCGAGCCGAAGTTGATGCTGGACGCGATCAAGCGCAGTGACACCAACTTCTTCGTCGGGGTGCCGCCGCTGTTGGAGGCGATCCTGGACGAAGCCGAGAAGAAGGACGTCTCGCTGCGCGGTCTGGAGTGGGTGTTGTCGGGCGCGATGTCGATGCCCGCCGAGTTCGTCCAGCGATGGGAATCGGCCACCGGCGGACGGCTCATCGAGGGTTACGGGCTGACCGAGACCTCGCCCGTCGTCGTCGGCAACCCGTTCGACTCGACCCGCCGGGCGGGCACGATCGGCCTGCCGTTCCCCGACACCGACACCCGCGTCGTCGACCCCGACGAGCCGTCCCGCGACGTGCCGGAGGGTGAGGAGGGCGAACTTCTGGTGCGCGGCCCGCAGGTCTTCGATGGCTACCTCGACCAGCCGGAAGAGACTGAGAAAGCATTCGTCGACGGTTGGTTCCGCACCGGTGACCTTGCCCGTCACGACGGCGATTACCTCGTGATCTCAGGCCGGTTGAAGGAGCTCATCGTCACCGGCGGGTTCAACGTGTCGCCGATCGAGGTCGAGGCGGTCCTGCGCAAGCACGAGTCGATCCGCGACGTGGCCGTGGTCGGCATGCCTTCCTCGCGCAGCGGGGAACAGGTCGTTGCGGCCGTTGTGGCGGATGGAGAACTCCCGTCGAACGAGGAGTTGCGCGCATGGGCCAAGCAGCACCTCACCGCGTACAAAGTGCCGCGTCGCTTCGTCGAGGTGGAGGAATTGCCCACCAACCTTCTCGGCAAGGTCGTGCGACGCGACGTCGTCGACCTCATCCCGGACGAGTGA
- a CDS encoding DUF3151 domain-containing protein, which yields MSGENLLGIPETKLPVDPAAQKLDDGVDARDVARGYPASSLVWATLAEDALDDGEVIEAYAYARTGYHRGLDSLRKSGWRGQGPVPWEHEPNRGFLRALAVLAKAAGEIGEEEEHRRCADFLRDSSATGARELGL from the coding sequence GTGAGCGGCGAGAACCTGCTCGGGATCCCCGAGACCAAGCTCCCTGTCGACCCGGCCGCCCAGAAGCTCGACGACGGCGTCGACGCGCGCGATGTCGCACGCGGTTACCCGGCCTCGTCGCTGGTCTGGGCGACATTGGCCGAGGACGCATTGGACGACGGCGAGGTGATCGAGGCATACGCCTACGCGCGCACCGGCTACCACCGGGGCTTGGACTCGCTGCGCAAGTCCGGCTGGCGCGGGCAGGGTCCGGTGCCGTGGGAGCACGAGCCGAACCGTGGTTTCCTGCGGGCGCTCGCCGTACTCGCGAAGGCGGCCGGCGAGATCGGCGAGGAGGAGGAGCACCGTCGGTGCGCCGACTTCCTGCGCGACTCGTCCGCCACCGGAGCCCGCGAACTCGGCCTTTGA
- the fbaA gene encoding class II fructose-bisphosphate aldolase, which translates to MPIATPDVYAEMLDRAKREGYAYPAINVSSSQTLNAAIRGFADAGSDGIIQVSTGGAEYLSGPTIKNMVTGSLAFAAFAEEVAKNYDVNIALHTDHCPKDKLDGFVRPLLAASTERVKNGGLPYFQSHMWDGSAVPLDENLSIARELLDLCKAAKVILEIEVGVVGGEEDGVAHEINDKLYSTPEDAIATAKALGVGENGYYMTALTFGNVHGVYKPGNVKLRPEVLKKAQDAVKAEFDTSTDKPFHLVFHGGSGSTAEEIKEAVSYGVVKMNVDTDTQYAFTRPVAGWMLGNYEGVLKIDGEVGNKKQYDPRAWGKAAEAGMAERIVEACENLGSAGTHK; encoded by the coding sequence ATGCCCATCGCAACACCTGACGTGTACGCCGAGATGCTCGACCGCGCCAAGCGCGAGGGCTACGCCTATCCGGCGATCAACGTGAGCAGCAGCCAGACGCTGAATGCTGCGATCCGTGGATTCGCCGACGCCGGCAGTGACGGCATCATCCAGGTGTCGACCGGTGGAGCCGAGTACCTCTCCGGCCCGACCATCAAGAACATGGTCACCGGTTCGCTGGCCTTCGCGGCGTTCGCCGAAGAGGTCGCAAAGAACTACGACGTCAACATCGCCCTGCACACCGACCACTGCCCGAAGGACAAGCTCGACGGCTTCGTGCGCCCGCTGCTCGCCGCCTCGACCGAGCGTGTGAAGAACGGCGGACTGCCCTACTTCCAGTCGCACATGTGGGACGGCTCGGCCGTGCCGCTGGATGAGAACCTTTCCATCGCACGCGAACTGCTCGACCTGTGCAAGGCCGCCAAGGTCATCCTCGAGATCGAGGTCGGTGTCGTCGGCGGCGAGGAGGACGGCGTCGCCCACGAGATCAACGACAAGCTGTACTCCACGCCCGAGGACGCCATCGCCACTGCGAAGGCGCTCGGCGTCGGCGAGAACGGTTATTACATGACCGCGCTCACCTTCGGCAACGTTCACGGCGTCTACAAGCCGGGCAACGTGAAACTGCGCCCCGAGGTGCTGAAGAAGGCCCAGGACGCGGTCAAGGCCGAGTTCGACACCTCGACGGACAAGCCGTTCCATCTGGTCTTCCACGGCGGCTCGGGCTCGACCGCCGAAGAGATCAAGGAAGCGGTCTCCTACGGGGTCGTGAAGATGAATGTCGACACCGACACCCAGTACGCGTTCACCCGTCCGGTGGCCGGTTGGATGCTCGGCAACTACGAGGGCGTGCTGAAGATCGACGGCGAGGTCGGCAACAAAAAGCAGTACGACCCGCGTGCCTGGGGCAAGGCGGCCGAGGCCGGCATGGCCGAGCGCATCGTCGAAGCCTGCGAGAACCTCGGCTCGGCCGGAACCCACAAGTGA
- a CDS encoding alpha/beta fold hydrolase, whose product MSRRLVASSLAAALLALVPNALPRSADAATTPGLRWAKCADVRTHQCARLSVPLDRNNPAAGSTTIAVERRRASVPSARVGAIFVNPGGPGEAATAKVDDFARMLGRKVTDRFDIVAVDPRGVGRSSQVSCTTRPGTTTPPSLEPGFPVTVAQARAQISHDDAVRAACRRTGGPLLQHMTTADDARDMDQVRALMGDRQLTFVGFSYGTVLGQTYAAMYPSRVRAMVLDGVLDPVQWTAGSRSRYVPVGARLHTGDGAWAAVRQAYAQCQRAGKAKCASAARGIAEWNTVWSLLVKSPRTVWGSRFTWADLVTSTLYSLYDPGTVPGALDDVHNLYLALTGKQVSPAAAAATVDRQASATRQGFGLPGEVLDVTRQAVMCSDSLDPYDRWATWRAAAATRDRTRGFDAAGAWSSSLCTSWPGAGKGAYRGPFNRRPATPILFMNALYDPATSIVGARSAHAMSPGSRLVTGNKVGHLLLNDSACATRIRTNYLLTKALPAQDVACTDVRPLY is encoded by the coding sequence ATGTCCCGCCGCCTGGTTGCGAGTTCGCTCGCTGCCGCCCTGCTCGCCCTCGTGCCGAACGCACTGCCCCGATCGGCAGACGCCGCGACCACACCCGGTCTGCGCTGGGCGAAGTGTGCCGACGTGCGCACCCACCAGTGCGCGCGGTTGTCGGTGCCGCTCGACCGCAACAACCCGGCGGCAGGATCGACCACGATCGCGGTGGAGCGTCGGCGCGCCTCGGTGCCATCGGCTCGGGTCGGGGCGATCTTCGTCAACCCCGGCGGCCCCGGCGAGGCGGCCACCGCGAAGGTCGACGATTTCGCCCGCATGCTCGGCCGGAAGGTAACCGACAGGTTCGACATCGTCGCGGTCGACCCGCGCGGGGTCGGCCGGTCGAGCCAGGTCTCCTGCACGACCCGTCCGGGCACCACCACACCGCCGAGTCTCGAGCCCGGCTTTCCGGTCACGGTCGCGCAGGCTCGCGCACAGATCAGCCACGACGACGCCGTGCGGGCTGCCTGCCGGCGCACCGGCGGCCCCCTGCTGCAACACATGACCACGGCCGACGACGCCCGTGACATGGATCAGGTTCGGGCCCTCATGGGCGACCGGCAACTGACCTTCGTCGGGTTCTCCTACGGCACCGTGCTCGGGCAGACGTACGCGGCGATGTACCCGTCGCGGGTGCGGGCGATGGTGCTCGACGGCGTGCTCGACCCCGTGCAGTGGACGGCCGGATCGCGCTCGCGGTACGTGCCGGTCGGTGCCCGGCTGCACACCGGTGACGGCGCTTGGGCTGCCGTGCGACAGGCGTACGCACAGTGCCAGCGGGCCGGAAAAGCGAAGTGCGCCAGTGCAGCCCGGGGCATCGCGGAGTGGAACACGGTGTGGAGCCTGCTGGTGAAGTCGCCGCGCACCGTGTGGGGCAGCCGGTTCACCTGGGCGGATCTGGTGACCAGCACGCTCTACTCGCTGTACGACCCCGGCACCGTGCCCGGCGCACTCGACGATGTGCACAACCTCTACCTCGCCCTCACCGGCAAGCAGGTCTCTCCCGCTGCGGCAGCGGCCACGGTCGACCGCCAGGCGTCGGCAACGCGGCAGGGCTTCGGGCTGCCCGGCGAGGTGCTCGACGTCACCCGGCAGGCGGTGATGTGCTCCGACTCGCTCGACCCGTACGACCGGTGGGCCACCTGGCGCGCGGCCGCGGCGACGCGCGATCGCACCCGTGGCTTCGACGCCGCCGGCGCCTGGAGCAGCTCGCTGTGCACCAGCTGGCCCGGTGCGGGCAAGGGCGCCTATCGCGGACCGTTCAACCGGCGTCCGGCCACGCCGATCCTGTTCATGAACGCGCTCTACGACCCGGCGACTTCGATCGTCGGCGCCCGCTCGGCCCACGCGATGTCGCCCGGTTCGCGGCTGGTCACCGGCAACAAGGTCGGTCATCTGTTGCTCAACGACAGCGCATGCGCCACCCGGATCCGCACGAACTACCTGTTGACGAAGGCCTTGCCCGCCCAGGATGTCGCGTGCACCGACGTCCGGCCGCTCTACTGA
- a CDS encoding RNA polymerase sigma factor, which produces MSLEQIHRDEWGRLLALLVAHSRRLDLAEDALAEAFEQAARVWPGDGTPTNPAGWLMMTAKRRITDRIRAEAMAARKQPLLAIDERNRVQDNDRGDELLRLVLLAAHPALAPEAGAALTLRLVLGVPTGDIAKLFLVSEPTMAARLTRARKKVIAAGIPLALPDARVLPGRLDTVAQVAYLAFTAGYAPGSGPDLVRVELAGEAIRLVRLMRSSSPAARASQSLTALLALMLLQHSRRDARVGDAGELVRLPDQQRSTWHQHEIAEGLDLLGVLTGRETSPAIEIDGPVAASYLLQALIAAEHARAARAQDTDWVTIADLYRQLEELTGSPVVRLNRAVAVAEAGDLDAAMALADGLLTELPTNHRLHAVRAEFLTRAGRTTQAGDAYREAISLCANDVERSDLEQRLAFVADPEGQ; this is translated from the coding sequence ATGTCGCTCGAACAGATCCACCGCGACGAGTGGGGCCGACTGCTGGCCCTGCTCGTCGCGCACTCGCGCCGCCTCGACCTCGCCGAGGACGCGCTGGCCGAGGCGTTCGAACAGGCGGCGCGCGTCTGGCCGGGAGACGGCACTCCGACCAACCCGGCCGGCTGGCTGATGATGACCGCGAAGCGGCGGATCACCGACCGGATCAGGGCCGAGGCGATGGCCGCCCGCAAGCAGCCACTGCTGGCGATCGACGAACGGAATCGCGTGCAGGACAACGACCGTGGTGACGAGCTGCTGCGGCTGGTGCTGCTCGCAGCGCATCCGGCGCTCGCGCCCGAGGCGGGCGCCGCATTGACCCTCCGGCTCGTGCTCGGCGTGCCGACCGGCGACATCGCCAAACTCTTCCTGGTGAGTGAGCCGACGATGGCGGCGCGGCTGACTCGCGCGCGCAAGAAGGTCATCGCTGCGGGCATCCCGCTCGCCCTGCCTGACGCCCGGGTGCTGCCCGGACGTCTCGACACCGTGGCCCAAGTCGCCTATCTGGCGTTCACCGCCGGCTACGCACCCGGCAGCGGCCCCGACCTCGTGCGCGTCGAGCTGGCCGGTGAGGCAATCCGATTGGTGCGGTTGATGCGTTCGAGCAGCCCGGCTGCCCGGGCGAGCCAGTCGCTCACCGCCCTGCTCGCACTCATGCTGCTGCAGCACTCCCGGCGCGACGCACGCGTGGGCGATGCCGGTGAGTTGGTTCGGCTGCCCGACCAGCAGCGTTCGACCTGGCACCAGCACGAGATCGCCGAGGGGCTCGACCTGCTCGGCGTGCTCACCGGACGGGAGACGTCACCCGCGATCGAGATCGACGGCCCGGTCGCGGCGTCCTACCTGCTGCAGGCGCTGATCGCCGCTGAGCATGCCCGGGCAGCCCGTGCACAAGACACCGACTGGGTGACGATCGCCGACCTCTACCGGCAACTCGAAGAGCTCACCGGGTCGCCGGTCGTGCGACTCAACCGGGCCGTCGCAGTGGCCGAAGCGGGCGACCTCGACGCCGCGATGGCGCTGGCCGACGGTCTGCTGACCGAACTGCCGACCAACCACCGACTGCACGCGGTGCGGGCAGAGTTCCTCACCCGGGCGGGGCGAACGACGCAGGCCGGGGATGCCTATCGCGAAGCGATCTCGTTGTGTGCCAACGATGTCGAGCGGTCAGACCTTGAGCAGCGACTCGCGTTCGTTGCTGACCCGGAAGGTCAGTAG
- a CDS encoding YciI family protein has protein sequence MKKYFVLIAYSPDTWNAASTEQQQAWHQDHVQFHREVGEHILSGEALDGASTATTLRHKDGRPTLTDGPFAETTETIGGYYLVEATDLDQAVAWCELLPDCYSLEIRPVVDIDVSA, from the coding sequence ATGAAGAAGTACTTCGTGCTCATCGCCTACAGCCCCGACACCTGGAACGCCGCATCGACCGAGCAGCAGCAGGCGTGGCACCAAGATCATGTGCAATTCCATCGCGAGGTGGGGGAGCACATCCTCTCCGGTGAGGCACTGGACGGCGCGAGCACGGCAACCACCCTGCGGCACAAGGACGGTCGGCCGACCCTGACCGACGGCCCGTTCGCCGAGACGACCGAGACGATCGGCGGCTACTACCTGGTGGAGGCGACCGATCTCGACCAAGCGGTGGCGTGGTGCGAACTGCTGCCGGACTGCTACAGCCTGGAGATCAGGCCGGTCGTCGACATCGACGTTTCGGCGTAG
- a CDS encoding YciI family protein, which yields MTEYMVLIVGDADRWWTTMTAEERKHGYEQYSLFSKSLVERGHKITGGAELHASTEAKHLPPGTTAVTDGPFAETTEQIGGFYTVETDDVDDLLECCTILTAIGEGIELRRVVQPEERAS from the coding sequence ATGACCGAGTACATGGTGCTGATCGTCGGCGACGCCGACCGCTGGTGGACGACGATGACGGCTGAGGAGCGCAAACACGGCTACGAGCAGTACAGCCTGTTCAGCAAGTCGCTGGTCGAGCGGGGCCACAAGATCACCGGCGGCGCTGAACTGCACGCCTCCACCGAGGCGAAGCATCTGCCGCCGGGCACGACGGCGGTGACCGACGGCCCGTTCGCCGAGACCACCGAACAGATCGGCGGCTTCTACACGGTCGAGACCGACGACGTCGACGACCTGCTCGAATGCTGCACGATCCTCACCGCGATCGGTGAAGGCATCGAGCTACGACGCGTCGTGCAACCCGAGGAGCGGGCGTCATGA
- a CDS encoding HNH endonuclease signature motif containing protein — protein MTTDESFEALSEGMHDSYPGEAASCAAVVSDALAAVTRLAQLTDNLTDAELTAAMRSLALVHQQTEAAMVSIASDAIERGAVYRSTAADATQWVRRLSTGESATALLSADTVSAAGPLVPVDEPGSAADDVDEPWQCGLEPSHASRIAKIADAVRSPLNKPLADALQSGRTNTTIAKTCIDNIDKIRAVIPTASREEIYGWLLTLDVGAGAKTVRELTKRILAQYGDEVLDQAEDEHQRVESLSWSDEPNGMVRFTADLSPDHAEQVKQAVDSLAGPSPKSACCDDPHHRHTPGPDGTSQKTGEPDPRSAGKRRADALVLLLGLGAEAVDADREIKHRGSATLVVTIDFLVLAGILAGLGITDTDTGVSPDTVRQLACDADILPMVLGSKNQPLNIGRKKRLVEDELRRAVIHRDKHCTYAGCDRPPVMCECFWGLREVSERGTSGELRGVKVLHVESWWAGGDTSLANSALLCSTHHRIVHRDHLTATVTDTGVTWHYAHTETAVA, from the coding sequence ATGACCACCGACGAATCGTTCGAGGCGTTGTCCGAAGGCATGCACGACTCGTATCCGGGTGAGGCTGCCTCCTGCGCCGCAGTGGTGTCGGACGCGTTGGCCGCGGTGACCCGGCTGGCGCAGTTGACCGACAACCTCACTGATGCCGAACTCACTGCGGCGATGAGATCACTCGCGCTGGTGCACCAACAGACCGAAGCAGCCATGGTGAGCATCGCGTCCGACGCGATCGAGCGTGGTGCGGTGTACCGGTCAACAGCGGCTGATGCGACGCAGTGGGTGCGGCGGCTGTCGACCGGCGAGTCCGCCACTGCGCTCCTGAGTGCCGACACCGTCTCTGCTGCAGGGCCGCTCGTGCCGGTCGACGAACCTGGCTCCGCCGCCGACGATGTGGACGAGCCGTGGCAGTGCGGTCTCGAACCCTCCCACGCCTCCCGGATCGCGAAGATCGCCGACGCCGTCCGCTCCCCGCTCAACAAGCCGTTGGCAGATGCATTGCAGTCGGGGCGGACCAACACCACCATCGCGAAAACCTGCATCGACAACATCGACAAGATCCGGGCAGTCATCCCGACGGCGAGCCGCGAGGAGATCTACGGCTGGTTGCTCACCCTCGACGTCGGAGCCGGCGCGAAAACCGTCCGGGAACTCACCAAGCGCATCCTCGCCCAGTACGGCGACGAGGTCCTCGACCAGGCTGAGGACGAGCACCAACGCGTCGAATCACTGTCCTGGTCGGACGAACCGAACGGGATGGTGAGGTTCACCGCCGACCTGTCGCCCGATCATGCCGAACAGGTGAAGCAGGCCGTCGACTCGCTCGCCGGACCATCACCGAAATCAGCGTGTTGCGATGATCCGCACCACCGGCACACCCCGGGCCCCGACGGCACGTCACAGAAGACGGGTGAGCCCGACCCCAGGAGCGCCGGGAAGCGTCGCGCCGACGCCCTGGTGTTGCTGCTGGGTCTCGGCGCCGAAGCCGTCGACGCAGACCGGGAGATCAAACACCGCGGATCCGCCACGTTGGTCGTCACGATCGACTTCCTCGTCCTCGCCGGGATCCTCGCCGGGCTCGGCATCACCGACACCGACACCGGCGTCTCCCCCGACACCGTGCGACAACTCGCCTGTGACGCAGACATCCTGCCGATGGTCCTCGGGTCGAAGAACCAACCCCTCAACATCGGCCGCAAGAAACGCTTGGTGGAAGACGAACTACGACGAGCCGTGATCCACCGCGACAAACACTGCACCTACGCCGGCTGCGACCGACCACCGGTCATGTGCGAGTGTTTTTGGGGTCTCCGCGAAGTATCGGAGCGAGGAACGAGCGGAGAACTTCGTGGGGTGAAGGTTCTCCACGTCGAATCCTGGTGGGCCGGCGGCGACACCTCGTTGGCGAACAGTGCCCTGCTGTGCAGCACCCACCACCGCATCGTCCACCGCGACCACCTCACCGCCACCGTCACCGACACCGGCGTCACCTGGCACTACGCCCACACCGAGACCGCAGTCGCGTGA